CTTGATTAAACCCGTCGTTTTCATTTAAAATAAGGAGACAGGACTCTCACCACTTCCGTATTGAAAGCAAAAATTATATGAAAAGAATAAATCCATAAACGGTAATATTCGCTGATGTTTAAAGCCAGCTCCTTTTGCGGGGCTGGCTCTCTTTACAAAATTGCTATTTTATCTTCTTCCCATCCTTAAAAGCATGTCCTGCGACTTCATTTGATCTGAAATACAGGTTTCCAACAGAATCGAAAGTAATCGGGTCCAACTTTACAGGATCAATTTCCCCCTCCTCATTCAGGATACATTCATCCACGCTGACATTTACAATGTCACCCACGAGACGGCATGTGTTTTCGTCGTAGCTTATTTCTTTACATTCCAGGGTCATGGCAAGCTCTTCGATGATCGGAGCATCCACAAACTGACTTTTAACTGCATGAAAGCCGGATTTTTCAAACTTGTCTGGTGTATCATTTGCAGACACAATCCCCACATAATCAGCCTCTGTCACATGCTCAGCATCTGCCATGCTCACTGTGAAGGCTTTCCTTATAAGAATATTTTTTAAAGTCTTGCGCCATGGGCTGACATAAATAGAAATTTCATTATTACCGCTTATTCCGCCCCAGGCTGCATTCATGGCATCCGGCGTACCATCTTCACTGTATGTACCGATAATCAGTACAGGCATTGGATATATATACGACTTTGGTCCCAAATCTCTTCTCAATAAAACACCCCCCTTTTTCGGTCAGATATCCTCTAAGAATATCAAACTATATATGCTACACGTTCATGGTAACATATGGAAGTTAAAAACTCAATCATCAATCATATGGATATGCTGTTCCCTGCCTTGTACGGACCTGCATTTTTGATATAACAAATCCCCGGCTCATCCATAAATATAGGCTTTTCCGGGGATTTCAGATTCATTAATCAGCGAATATTTGCAATCCGATTCTTGCACCGTTAGATTTAGCTATATGAATAATCTAGGGTTAATAATATATGTTATTAGTATCTTCCGATATCTCTAGCTATTGTAAAAGCTGTTGAATTGGCAGCATATATATTTTTAGGTTCTACGCAGTCACCTAGTTCTAAAAATAATGGTGCACATTCCCTTAATGCATTAGCTTCATCCCTCAATGGAATCATTCCAAATGCATAAATAACGGAATCTGCTTTATACAATTTTTTATCTCCTATTTCAACGTTACCATCTTTTATTTGTGTTATCACTGACTCTAACATACCTTCCTTTATTGTTTTGGATAGTGATGCTGGTGAAAACTCATTCCCTGCATATTCTCCTATTACACCCGTTTCATTAATCTCAGTTGCTTTTGTTGAAGTAATAATTTGTATATTATAACGTTCAATTTCTCCTTTTATGGCCATGGAATGGATTATGTTTCCTGAAAAATTCAAGCTGTTTGCCATCTCCATTATTGATACTTTTTTACCTAATCCTGCAAGATAAATAGCCAGTTCAATACCTGATAGTCCTCCTCCAAGAACTATTACATTGTCTCCCACTTTCTCTGCATGCATATATGCATAATCTGCTTCAAATACATTTTTACCGTCAATTCCAGGTATTTTAGGAATTAATGGTTTAGCACCCAAAGCTGCTATAATTACATCAGCATTGATTTCTTTTGCGAGTTCTGGTGTTACTTTAGTATTCATTCTAAGATCTATATTAGAATCTTTGATTCTTTCAGCTTGACCATCTAAATACTTTTGTGTGTTTTGTTTAAACGGTACTTTTAATTCACAACGAAGAGCTCCACCTAGTATATCAGTTTTTTCACAAAGAATGACCTCATGTCCCCTTTCAGCCGCTGTAAGGGCTGCCTGCATTCCGCCTACACCACCACCAGCTACAAGAATTTTTTTCTTATATTTAGCGATAGGATCTACATATCTTGTTTCTACTTCAAATCCAATTTCAGGATTTATTGCACAATATGTTGTTTTTTTTGTGAATTCTGCTGAGAAACATTCAAAACATCTTATACATTTTCTTATCTCTTTGGCTTTACCCATTTGCGCTTTATACGCCGTATCTGGGTCCGCTATTAATTGACGGCATAAATAGACTACATCTGCTTTTCCACTGGCAATAATTTCTTCCATCATTTCCGGTTCTGCTATAGCCCCCACTGCTGCCACCTTAGAATATCTCATATGTTTCTTCACTGCTTCAGCATACTTCACATTTGTACCATCTTCTAAAAACATACTAGGATGTGTTATAGTAAAGACACTTGGTACTTCATGGGCACCAACTGAAACGTTAATCAGGTCATAATGACCATCTAATTGTTTTGCAATCTCTACCCCATAATCGATGTCATAACCACCTTCAAACATCTCAGAACCACTAATTCTTATACAAATAGGAAATCCCTGACCACATTTTTTCTTAATATTGGATGCAATTGCATTTACGAAACGGGCTCTATTTTCCATATTTCCGCCCCACTGATCTTTTCTATTATTTTCCGGCCCCAGAAATTGATTGAACAGCCAGCCATGTCCAGCATGAATGGTAACCATACCATATCCACAATGCTTTGCCATTTGAGCTGCATCACCGAATTTTTCAATTGTATCGAATATTACTTCTTCTGGCATACCAGGCACTTCCATACCAAGTCCATTTATTGATGGAAATGCTCCATAGATTTCATTACCAAATCCAAGTTTAGCATAATAAGCATTTGCACCGGCATGAATAAGTTCTATATCAGCTATGGCACCATGTCTACTGATGCATTGTGAAAGTCTATAATGAGGTGCCAAAGCTGTAGGATCATCTAATCTCAGAGTTGGCCCTATAATAGACCTTCCATTATCTGCTGCAGCTGAGCCAACACTGACTGTTGCACTTCCACCCTGGGCTTTTCTTTCATAATACGCTATTAGTTTTTCATCTGGATGAAGATTATCTTGGAAATGCACTAATCCAATCGGTGAAGCAAAAATTCTATTTCTAAATTGAGTTGTTCCTAATACTATTGGATTAAAAAGTTCATTATATTTTTTCATAGTTTTATTTTTTTAAGGTATTAACCTTACTCCTTTTCATATAATATTATCTTTCTTGCAATCATAATCTGCAAATGGCGACATCAAACGGTCGCTTTTGCGGAGCTAATCGGCCACACAGCGGTAATGAACGGCCATTAAAAAATAGATGTTCTGCGTAGCAGACCTTCTCATTGGTCTGCTTAATTAACCTTGATAATAAAGGGATTGTGGTGTCAATAGGACGCTTTGCGTCGGCTTTAGCCCTTGCTATTGACGCCATAATTTCTTTATTATACCCGACCATTAGCAACGCATCTCTGGCCGCCAGCTATCGCAAATTGCACATAATCCTTATAATATTAATCAAGCATATCCTTAGCTCTTATATAATTAAAAATAGGCCCTTCCAGACAGACATATGTTTCGTTGATTTTACAGTGCCCGCACTTTCCTACGGCACAAGACATCTTTCTTTCAAACGATAACCAAATTTTGGATTCCTCTACTCCGTTAGCAATACACTCTTTAGCAGCGAAATTCATCATTATCGGTGGTCCTACAATAACTACATTGTAATCTTTAAATGTCTTAAATGGAATTTTACTGATATGAGCTGTAACCATGCCTATTTCAAACCCCTCTTCTTTGCCATTATCCAATGTACAGACAGTATTAAACTCCTGCTTAAATTTTCTGAGATCATCTTCAAACAAAATACAATTCCCATCTTTAAAACCAATAATCAAATTAACTGAGCTGATTTCTTCAGGATAATAATAGAAATGGTTTAGTAAGCTTCTAACAGCGGCTACACCGGTTCCGCCAGCAATAACCACTAAGTCCTTGTCCTTGAGTTTTTCCATGGGATACGAATTCCCAAAAGGCCCCCTCATAAATAATGTATCATCTTGTTTGAGTCCAAATATCCCTTGAGTAAGCTTTCCAATTTTTCGAATAGTAAACTCCACCCATCTATTTCCCTTACCACTCACAGATATCGGAGCTTCTCCTACTTTTGGTATTGAAAGTTGAAAAAATTGCCCATGCTTTGTTTCGGTATTACATTCAACCCTAAAAGTATATTCAGCATTCGTTTCCTGGATAATTTTCAAAATTTTATGCGGTGCTGGCAGCATTATATTTTCCATTATCTATCCACCCCCTTTACTTTTTCTAATTCTTCACTTAAAAAATTAATCGAATCAGAAAATGAAATTTCTTGAGGGCATCTATTATCGCAACGCCCACATCCTACACACATATGTTCTTCTCCACCAAAACGCAAGTTATAATCATATACCTTATGTAAGATTTTAAACCGCATTCGTTCACCAGCTGTTTTTCTTACACTATGCCCGCCGGCCATGGTGGAGAAGTCCTCCAGCATACACGAGGACCATATCCTTCTTCTTTCACCGTCCGGGCTTGTTTCATTATATATGATGTCAGTAGTGTCAAAACAGCTGCAGGTAATGCATACTGTATTACAGCCACCGCAACTGATGCACTTCTCATCAATACTTTTCCATAATTTTATGTCATATGCTGCTTTCAACAACTTCTGGCTGCTGATATTCGGTAAATTAACCTTTTTTAAATTTTTTTCAACAAACACAGGTACAAATTCTTCTTTAGGGTTTCCATCAAAATATTTTTCAAATTTACTATCCTTCACTTCTACTAATAAACAGTCATTATTAAATCTCACCCCTGCATCATAGCTGTCTGTTTTGTTTGAACCCATGGAAACACAAAAACAGCTATCCCAGCCTTCCCTGCATTCAATCATAAAAATCTTCAGTTTTTTGCGTAAGCGTTTATAATAGTTATCTTCCTTCTGACCGTTTTTTAAAAAAATAGTATCCAGTCTCTTAATACCATTAATATCACACGGACGGGCGAAGATGATTATATCTTTATCGTCACTCAAAGCATTTTCTATACATTGATCCTCTTTAAAATATAAAAGTGTTTGAACAATTGGATAAAAAACTTCTTTTGGTGAAAAGTCAGATTTTTGATTATAAACGATTTCTTCTACCGAGTTAATCTCAGAATATCGTATCAAGTCATTATCTGATTTCCATCCCCGGTTTGCAAAACGTTTGGGGGCATATATTTTATAATCTTTTTTTAATTCATTGATAATTCTATCCATCTTTTCCAAACTTACATAGTAACTCAATAATTGACCCTCCTATCTTTACTATATTTAAGCTTAACTTAATCCATAATAAGACATTACGTAATCAAGGTTCGATCTGTCTAAATGCAAAAAGGCATTTGTTACTTTCCCGACCCCCTTATAAAATTCCGTATCGGCATATTTTGCTATGTCATAACAAAAACCGTGAATCCAATTTAACATATGCCGGTCAAGAAAATCCCGCTGTTCCGTCAGACTGGATAACACTAATGAAGAATCCTTTAAATCCAGAGCGCTTAATGCTTCTTCACATAAAAATGCCATAAATTCTAATTCTAATGATACATGGTCTTCGGGTAAAGCCTTTATATTATTATCTTTAACAAGTCTTTTAGACTTATAGACATCCAAAACTTCATCTCTTGCTTCCTGCATCATTATCCTCTTTGAGCTGGTATATACAGACTCATAGGGATATGCAGCCGAGTTTTCTGTGGCTCCGGCACCAAGAAAAACCTTGGCATAATCTACAGCCAAATCAGTCAAAGATTCCTCTTTACTGTTACGAAGATAATTTTGAATCATGCTGTATCCCTCGCTAAGCTCAGTTTCGCTGGAAACAATCGGAAATTCCATTGACTTCATATGTTCCATCAATAATTTATCAATTTCCAACCTATATAGCCGTCCTAAAAAACGATATAGATTTCTTTTCTCTGGTTTCCATCAGTTTTTTCGCAATAACATCAACAGCTTCATCCCATGAAATCCTTTTCCATTTATTTTCTTTTTTATTTCCCACTCGCATCATTGGATATTTATTACGATTTGGATTATAAAGGGCTTGAATACCTGCTAGTCCTTTTGCACACATGGCTCCCTTACTCATAGGATGCTCGGGATCGCCTTCCAGTTTGATTACACGTCCGTTTTTCATGTGAACAATAACACCGCAGTTTGAAATGCATGCCCTGCAACAGGTTTTCACTCTCTTATATGATTCATCTGATTGTGTCATTCCGTTTTGTACAAATACTTCAGATTCTCCTAACGCTAAATCAATTCCTTTAATGTCAGTTGCGCTAAGCATATTCATATTACTTCCTGATTTCTCCATTTATCTCCTCCTTTACAAAGACTCTTCTTAGTAATAAATATTTTTTATAAAACAAAAGCAAAGACTTTAATACGACTTTGCTTTTGTTTATATCTAATTTGTTATTCTGCTTTCATTAACTTATTCATATCAGGTAACAGGATCATAAAAAATATTGCAATAAGCATGCTTACCGCGCCAAGATAAAAGTAATACGAATATCCGATTGACCCTAATAGGTTTGCAACAGGAACAATTACATATGTAGGAAGACAAACAGCTCCCAAAAGCTGTATTGTGGATGCCATTCCCCCAGCTGATCCAGCATATATTGGACCGATTTCTTTTAATGCAACAGGATATATCATTGTTATAGTAATGATTGCACTTAAACAATACCCTTCTAAAAACAATACTATGCACATTGCAACCGTAGTTAATTGCCAGGCAAAGGCTACACCTATTATTGCCACGATTCCCATAAAAACCAGTGCGGGCTTTTGCGATTTCAATTTAAATACTATAATTGGACCTGTAAGAGTACCAACAATACTTCCTATGGTCATAATTGTATTGATATATCCAGCCATAGCAGTTGAGTAACCTCTACCTGTTAATGCAAGAACCAAAAATGATTGATTTATTATGTTAGCTGCTAATACAAAAGCCAATACCAGTCCCATGAACCAGACATTTTTACTTTTAAATGCTTTTTTAAATGAAACTGACATCTTTACCTTTTCTATCTCTGGCAAATCATTATTTTGAAAATCTTTTTTTCTAACCAATATAAACCACAGTATTGATATCAACACACTGACTGCTGCTATTGTCCATAAAGCAGCATCTAATGAAGGAAATAGGCTTGAAGTAGAAAAACACACTGCCATAGAAAGGGTGGAGCCTAACAATACTATACCCATGTATTTACTTACTTTATCTACTGAAACAACTGATGCAAGTATCTTTGAAAGATTAGATGAAGTTGCTGCACATCCTACTCCCATTAATATCATTCCAATAAACATCAATCCAAAAATATGTGCTAATGGTCTGATTATCATTCCTACAACTGTAACTATATTTGCAACTCCTACTACAAGTTTAATACCAAATCGATCTGCTAGGGCTCCAGATAAAATCCCCAATAATATCGCTGCAATCATAGGTGCTGTCATGAGACTTGTGAATTGTGTATCTGCAGTCAAACCTAGCTTTAAAAATATGTCCATTGGTAATGCTGCAAACTGAAACTGACCATAATTTCCAATAAATAAAACCAAAAATGTCATTGCCATTACAATTAATGCTGATTTCTTTTTTTCATTATTACTCATAATGTATCGCCCTCCTTAAAGCTTTCAAAGCTTCTTTTCGTCTGCAGCATCATTATAATTTTT
The window above is part of the Novisyntrophococcus fermenticellae genome. Proteins encoded here:
- a CDS encoding flavin reductase family protein; the protein is MRRDLGPKSYIYPMPVLIIGTYSEDGTPDAMNAAWGGISGNNEISIYVSPWRKTLKNILIRKAFTVSMADAEHVTEADYVGIVSANDTPDKFEKSGFHAVKSQFVDAPIIEELAMTLECKEISYDENTCRLVGDIVNVSVDECILNEEGEIDPVKLDPITFDSVGNLYFRSNEVAGHAFKDGKKIK
- a CDS encoding NAD(P)/FAD-dependent oxidoreductase is translated as MKKYNELFNPIVLGTTQFRNRIFASPIGLVHFQDNLHPDEKLIAYYERKAQGGSATVSVGSAAADNGRSIIGPTLRLDDPTALAPHYRLSQCISRHGAIADIELIHAGANAYYAKLGFGNEIYGAFPSINGLGMEVPGMPEEVIFDTIEKFGDAAQMAKHCGYGMVTIHAGHGWLFNQFLGPENNRKDQWGGNMENRARFVNAIASNIKKKCGQGFPICIRISGSEMFEGGYDIDYGVEIAKQLDGHYDLINVSVGAHEVPSVFTITHPSMFLEDGTNVKYAEAVKKHMRYSKVAAVGAIAEPEMMEEIIASGKADVVYLCRQLIADPDTAYKAQMGKAKEIRKCIRCFECFSAEFTKKTTYCAINPEIGFEVETRYVDPIAKYKKKILVAGGGVGGMQAALTAAERGHEVILCEKTDILGGALRCELKVPFKQNTQKYLDGQAERIKDSNIDLRMNTKVTPELAKEINADVIIAALGAKPLIPKIPGIDGKNVFEADYAYMHAEKVGDNVIVLGGGLSGIELAIYLAGLGKKVSIMEMANSLNFSGNIIHSMAIKGEIERYNIQIITSTKATEINETGVIGEYAGNEFSPASLSKTIKEGMLESVITQIKDGNVEIGDKKLYKADSVIYAFGMIPLRDEANALRECAPLFLELGDCVEPKNIYAANSTAFTIARDIGRY
- the asrB gene encoding anaerobic sulfite reductase subunit AsrB; amino-acid sequence: MENIMLPAPHKILKIIQETNAEYTFRVECNTETKHGQFFQLSIPKVGEAPISVSGKGNRWVEFTIRKIGKLTQGIFGLKQDDTLFMRGPFGNSYPMEKLKDKDLVVIAGGTGVAAVRSLLNHFYYYPEEISSVNLIIGFKDGNCILFEDDLRKFKQEFNTVCTLDNGKEEGFEIGMVTAHISKIPFKTFKDYNVVIVGPPIMMNFAAKECIANGVEESKIWLSFERKMSCAVGKCGHCKINETYVCLEGPIFNYIRAKDMLD
- the asrA gene encoding anaerobic sulfite reductase subunit AsrA; this translates as MSYYVSLEKMDRIINELKKDYKIYAPKRFANRGWKSDNDLIRYSEINSVEEIVYNQKSDFSPKEVFYPIVQTLLYFKEDQCIENALSDDKDIIIFARPCDINGIKRLDTIFLKNGQKEDNYYKRLRKKLKIFMIECREGWDSCFCVSMGSNKTDSYDAGVRFNNDCLLVEVKDSKFEKYFDGNPKEEFVPVFVEKNLKKVNLPNISSQKLLKAAYDIKLWKSIDEKCISCGGCNTVCITCSCFDTTDIIYNETSPDGERRRIWSSCMLEDFSTMAGGHSVRKTAGERMRFKILHKVYDYNLRFGGEEHMCVGCGRCDNRCPQEISFSDSINFLSEELEKVKGVDR
- a CDS encoding TorD/DmsD family molecular chaperone translates to MEIDKLLMEHMKSMEFPIVSSETELSEGYSMIQNYLRNSKEESLTDLAVDYAKVFLGAGATENSAAYPYESVYTSSKRIMMQEARDEVLDVYKSKRLVKDNNIKALPEDHVSLELEFMAFLCEEALSALDLKDSSLVLSSLTEQRDFLDRHMLNWIHGFCYDIAKYADTEFYKGVGKVTNAFLHLDRSNLDYVMSYYGLS
- a CDS encoding molybdopterin-dependent oxidoreductase — encoded protein: MEKSGSNMNMLSATDIKGIDLALGESEVFVQNGMTQSDESYKRVKTCCRACISNCGVIVHMKNGRVIKLEGDPEHPMSKGAMCAKGLAGIQALYNPNRNKYPMMRVGNKKENKWKRISWDEAVDVIAKKLMETREKKSISFFRTAI
- a CDS encoding MFS transporter; its protein translation is MSNNEKKKSALIVMAMTFLVLFIGNYGQFQFAALPMDIFLKLGLTADTQFTSLMTAPMIAAILLGILSGALADRFGIKLVVGVANIVTVVGMIIRPLAHIFGLMFIGMILMGVGCAATSSNLSKILASVVSVDKVSKYMGIVLLGSTLSMAVCFSTSSLFPSLDAALWTIAAVSVLISILWFILVRKKDFQNNDLPEIEKVKMSVSFKKAFKSKNVWFMGLVLAFVLAANIINQSFLVLALTGRGYSTAMAGYINTIMTIGSIVGTLTGPIIVFKLKSQKPALVFMGIVAIIGVAFAWQLTTVAMCIVLFLEGYCLSAIITITMIYPVALKEIGPIYAGSAGGMASTIQLLGAVCLPTYVIVPVANLLGSIGYSYYFYLGAVSMLIAIFFMILLPDMNKLMKAE